Proteins encoded together in one Cicer arietinum cultivar CDC Frontier isolate Library 1 chromosome 4, Cicar.CDCFrontier_v2.0, whole genome shotgun sequence window:
- the LOC101492212 gene encoding CSC1-like protein RXW8 isoform X3: MHKHIPLESLDVFTIENVKPGSRWLWAHCLALYIITLAACTLLYFEYRSITKLRLLHIVGSPPSPSHFTVLVRSIPWSADKSYCDTVNKFFSYYHESTYLSHQMIYKSGRVQKLKDEAEHMCKVLRETSLEKTCKASFVPCCCSGISTNSFKKDSNEMGGIHGSPCYTDIDTKKKFESLIQESPAAFVFFKSRYAALMAAQTLQTSNPMIWVTDMAPEPHDVHWSNIRIRYRQLWIRKMATLAASIAFMLAFLIPVTFVQGLTQLDKLQKMFPFLTGVLKKGYVNQLVTGYLPSVILVLFLCAVPPVMMLFSTVEGSISRSGRKKSACWKVLYFTIWNVFFVNVFTGSVISQLSVFDSITDLPAQLAKAVPAQATFFTTYVLSSGWASLGFEVMQICPLLYNLFQRFLLRVKDDDTLNGGISFPYHTEIPRILLFGFLGFTCSILAPLMLPFLLIYFFLAYLVYRNQILNVYITKYDSGGQYWPIAHNTTVFSLLVAQLIALGVFGLKRSTVASGFTIPLLIVTLLFHQYCRQRFLPVFRSHSAQILIDMDKKDEQSGKMEGIYEQIRSAYNQPSLAPHASSQSECSSPQEDKGLVDNISEDIEKGKEIGKQDRPAGSIHHTLSSSSDKSVLGGNQLSEPAYDIEN; this comes from the exons ATGCATAAGCATATACCTCTGGAGTCACTGGATGTATTTACCATTGAGAATGTCAAACCAGGTTCAAGATG GCTTTGGGCTCATTGTCTTGCATTATACATCATAACACTTGCAGCTTGCACTCTTCTTTACTTT GAATACAGGAGCATTACTAAGTTGAGGCTTCTACATATTGTTGGATCTCCTCCAAGTCCAAGTCATTTTACTGTTCTTGTTCGATCAATTCCCTGGTCTGCAGACAAATCATATTGTGACACAGTGAACAAATTCTTCTCATATTACCATGAATCAACATATCTGTCCCACCAAATGATATATAAGTCTGGCAGAGTTCAGAAACTGAAG GACGAGGCTGAACATATGTGCAAGGTTCTTAGAGAAACTTCATTGGAAAAGACTTGTAAGGCAAGTTTTGTGCCATGTTGCTGTTCGGGAATATCCACAAATTCTTTTAAGAAGGATTCTAATGAGATGGGTGGTATTCATGGGAGCCCATGCTACACTGACATAGATACAAAGAAAAAG TTTGAATCTCTGATACAGGAATCCCCAGCTGCTTTTGTGTTCTTTAAAAGTCGGTATGCTGCTCTTATGGCTGCTCAGACTCTGCAAACATCAAATCCTATGATATGGGTGACAGACATGGCTCCTGAACCACATGATGTTCACTGGTCCAATATTCGCATACGATATAGGCAACTTTGGATCCGTAAGATGGCTACACTTGCGGCTTCAATTGCCTTCATGCTGGCGTTCCTTATCCCTGTTACATTTGTACAAGGCTTGACTCAACTAGACAAGCTTCAGAAAATGTTCCCTTTTCTGACAGGGGTACTTAAAAA GGGATATGTGAACCAGCTGGTGACTGGTTACCTACCAAGTGTgatattggttttatttttgtgtGCAGTTCCACCGGTGATGATGCTATTTTCAACAGTTGAGGGTTCTATTTCCCGCAGTGGAAGGAAGAAAAGTGCATGTTGGAAAGTTTTGTACTTCACAATCTGGAATGTGTTTTTTGTTAATGTTTTTACTGGTTCTGTTATCAGCCAACTTTCAGTCTTTGATAGCATAACAGACCTGCCTGCACAGCTTGCAAAGGCAGTGCCAGCTCAG GCTACCTTCTTCACAACTTATGTTTTGTCATCTGGTTGGGCAAGTTTGGGATTTGAAGTTATGCAAATTTGTCCTCTTTTATACAATCTATTCCAGAGATTCCTGCTCAGGGTTAAGGATGATGATACACTTAATGGTGGCATATCTTTTCCATACCATACAGAAATTCCAAGGATCTTACTGTTTGGATTTCTTGGGTTCACCTGTTCAATTCTGGCACCTCTAATGCTTCCCTTCTTGTTGATCTACTTTTTCCTTGCTTACCTTGTTTACCGAAACCAG ATTCTCAACGTGTACATTACAAAATACGACAGTGGGGGACAGTACTGGCCCATTGCACACAACACAACGGTCTTCTCTTTGCTAGTTGCTCAACTTATCGCGCTTGGGGTGTTTGGACTAAAACGCTCCACAGTTGCATCTGGATTTACCATTCCCTTGCTCATTGTTACCCTTCTTTTTCATCAGTATTGTAGACAACGATTTCTCCCAGTATTTAGAAGCCATTCAGCACAG aTTCTTATTGACATGGATAAGAAAGATGAACAATCTGGAAAGATGGAAGGTATTTACGAACAAATACGATCAGCCTACAACCAGCCCAGTTTAGCACCACATGCCTCGAGCCAATCCGAATGCTCCAGCCCACAAGAGGACAAGGGGCTTGTAGATAACATTTCTGAAGATATAGAAAAAG GCAAAGAAATTGGTAAACAAGATAGACCAGCAGGGTCTATCCATCACACTTTGAGTTCGAGCTCGGATAAATCGGTACTTGGTGGAAATCAACTGAGTGAACCAGCTT ATGATATTGAAAATTGA
- the LOC101492212 gene encoding CSC1-like protein RXW8 isoform X2: protein MHKHIPLESLDVFTIENVKPGSRWLWAHCLALYIITLAACTLLYFEYRSITKLRLLHIVGSPPSPSHFTVLVRSIPWSADKSYCDTVNKFFSYYHESTYLSHQMIYKSGRVQKLKDEAEHMCKVLRETSLEKTCKASFVPCCCSGISTNSFKKDSNEMGGIHGSPCYTDIDTKKKESPAAFVFFKSRYAALMAAQTLQTSNPMIWVTDMAPEPHDVHWSNIRIRYRQLWIRKMATLAASIAFMLAFLIPVTFVQGLTQLDKLQKMFPFLTGVLKKGYVNQLVTGYLPSVILVLFLCAVPPVMMLFSTVEGSISRSGRKKSACWKVLYFTIWNVFFVNVFTGSVISQLSVFDSITDLPAQLAKAVPAQATFFTTYVLSSGWASLGFEVMQICPLLYNLFQRFLLRVKDDDTLNGGISFPYHTEIPRILLFGFLGFTCSILAPLMLPFLLIYFFLAYLVYRNQILNVYITKYDSGGQYWPIAHNTTVFSLLVAQLIALGVFGLKRSTVASGFTIPLLIVTLLFHQYCRQRFLPVFRSHSAQILIDMDKKDEQSGKMEGIYEQIRSAYNQPSLAPHASSQSECSSPQEDKGLVDNISEDIEKGKEIGKQDRPAGSIHHTLSSSSDKSVLGGNQLSEPACTLIIKNNPDVPDPVHEHLFN from the exons ATGCATAAGCATATACCTCTGGAGTCACTGGATGTATTTACCATTGAGAATGTCAAACCAGGTTCAAGATG GCTTTGGGCTCATTGTCTTGCATTATACATCATAACACTTGCAGCTTGCACTCTTCTTTACTTT GAATACAGGAGCATTACTAAGTTGAGGCTTCTACATATTGTTGGATCTCCTCCAAGTCCAAGTCATTTTACTGTTCTTGTTCGATCAATTCCCTGGTCTGCAGACAAATCATATTGTGACACAGTGAACAAATTCTTCTCATATTACCATGAATCAACATATCTGTCCCACCAAATGATATATAAGTCTGGCAGAGTTCAGAAACTGAAG GACGAGGCTGAACATATGTGCAAGGTTCTTAGAGAAACTTCATTGGAAAAGACTTGTAAGGCAAGTTTTGTGCCATGTTGCTGTTCGGGAATATCCACAAATTCTTTTAAGAAGGATTCTAATGAGATGGGTGGTATTCATGGGAGCCCATGCTACACTGACATAGATACAAAGAAAAAG GAATCCCCAGCTGCTTTTGTGTTCTTTAAAAGTCGGTATGCTGCTCTTATGGCTGCTCAGACTCTGCAAACATCAAATCCTATGATATGGGTGACAGACATGGCTCCTGAACCACATGATGTTCACTGGTCCAATATTCGCATACGATATAGGCAACTTTGGATCCGTAAGATGGCTACACTTGCGGCTTCAATTGCCTTCATGCTGGCGTTCCTTATCCCTGTTACATTTGTACAAGGCTTGACTCAACTAGACAAGCTTCAGAAAATGTTCCCTTTTCTGACAGGGGTACTTAAAAA GGGATATGTGAACCAGCTGGTGACTGGTTACCTACCAAGTGTgatattggttttatttttgtgtGCAGTTCCACCGGTGATGATGCTATTTTCAACAGTTGAGGGTTCTATTTCCCGCAGTGGAAGGAAGAAAAGTGCATGTTGGAAAGTTTTGTACTTCACAATCTGGAATGTGTTTTTTGTTAATGTTTTTACTGGTTCTGTTATCAGCCAACTTTCAGTCTTTGATAGCATAACAGACCTGCCTGCACAGCTTGCAAAGGCAGTGCCAGCTCAG GCTACCTTCTTCACAACTTATGTTTTGTCATCTGGTTGGGCAAGTTTGGGATTTGAAGTTATGCAAATTTGTCCTCTTTTATACAATCTATTCCAGAGATTCCTGCTCAGGGTTAAGGATGATGATACACTTAATGGTGGCATATCTTTTCCATACCATACAGAAATTCCAAGGATCTTACTGTTTGGATTTCTTGGGTTCACCTGTTCAATTCTGGCACCTCTAATGCTTCCCTTCTTGTTGATCTACTTTTTCCTTGCTTACCTTGTTTACCGAAACCAG ATTCTCAACGTGTACATTACAAAATACGACAGTGGGGGACAGTACTGGCCCATTGCACACAACACAACGGTCTTCTCTTTGCTAGTTGCTCAACTTATCGCGCTTGGGGTGTTTGGACTAAAACGCTCCACAGTTGCATCTGGATTTACCATTCCCTTGCTCATTGTTACCCTTCTTTTTCATCAGTATTGTAGACAACGATTTCTCCCAGTATTTAGAAGCCATTCAGCACAG aTTCTTATTGACATGGATAAGAAAGATGAACAATCTGGAAAGATGGAAGGTATTTACGAACAAATACGATCAGCCTACAACCAGCCCAGTTTAGCACCACATGCCTCGAGCCAATCCGAATGCTCCAGCCCACAAGAGGACAAGGGGCTTGTAGATAACATTTCTGAAGATATAGAAAAAG GCAAAGAAATTGGTAAACAAGATAGACCAGCAGGGTCTATCCATCACACTTTGAGTTCGAGCTCGGATAAATCGGTACTTGGTGGAAATCAACTGAGTGAACCAGCTTGTACGTTGATTATTAAGAATAATCCTGATGTGCCCGATCCAGTGCATgaacatttatttaattaa
- the LOC101492212 gene encoding CSC1-like protein RXW8 isoform X1, protein MHKHIPLESLDVFTIENVKPGSRWLWAHCLALYIITLAACTLLYFEYRSITKLRLLHIVGSPPSPSHFTVLVRSIPWSADKSYCDTVNKFFSYYHESTYLSHQMIYKSGRVQKLKDEAEHMCKVLRETSLEKTCKASFVPCCCSGISTNSFKKDSNEMGGIHGSPCYTDIDTKKKFESLIQESPAAFVFFKSRYAALMAAQTLQTSNPMIWVTDMAPEPHDVHWSNIRIRYRQLWIRKMATLAASIAFMLAFLIPVTFVQGLTQLDKLQKMFPFLTGVLKKGYVNQLVTGYLPSVILVLFLCAVPPVMMLFSTVEGSISRSGRKKSACWKVLYFTIWNVFFVNVFTGSVISQLSVFDSITDLPAQLAKAVPAQATFFTTYVLSSGWASLGFEVMQICPLLYNLFQRFLLRVKDDDTLNGGISFPYHTEIPRILLFGFLGFTCSILAPLMLPFLLIYFFLAYLVYRNQILNVYITKYDSGGQYWPIAHNTTVFSLLVAQLIALGVFGLKRSTVASGFTIPLLIVTLLFHQYCRQRFLPVFRSHSAQILIDMDKKDEQSGKMEGIYEQIRSAYNQPSLAPHASSQSECSSPQEDKGLVDNISEDIEKGKEIGKQDRPAGSIHHTLSSSSDKSVLGGNQLSEPACTLIIKNNPDVPDPVHEHLFN, encoded by the exons ATGCATAAGCATATACCTCTGGAGTCACTGGATGTATTTACCATTGAGAATGTCAAACCAGGTTCAAGATG GCTTTGGGCTCATTGTCTTGCATTATACATCATAACACTTGCAGCTTGCACTCTTCTTTACTTT GAATACAGGAGCATTACTAAGTTGAGGCTTCTACATATTGTTGGATCTCCTCCAAGTCCAAGTCATTTTACTGTTCTTGTTCGATCAATTCCCTGGTCTGCAGACAAATCATATTGTGACACAGTGAACAAATTCTTCTCATATTACCATGAATCAACATATCTGTCCCACCAAATGATATATAAGTCTGGCAGAGTTCAGAAACTGAAG GACGAGGCTGAACATATGTGCAAGGTTCTTAGAGAAACTTCATTGGAAAAGACTTGTAAGGCAAGTTTTGTGCCATGTTGCTGTTCGGGAATATCCACAAATTCTTTTAAGAAGGATTCTAATGAGATGGGTGGTATTCATGGGAGCCCATGCTACACTGACATAGATACAAAGAAAAAG TTTGAATCTCTGATACAGGAATCCCCAGCTGCTTTTGTGTTCTTTAAAAGTCGGTATGCTGCTCTTATGGCTGCTCAGACTCTGCAAACATCAAATCCTATGATATGGGTGACAGACATGGCTCCTGAACCACATGATGTTCACTGGTCCAATATTCGCATACGATATAGGCAACTTTGGATCCGTAAGATGGCTACACTTGCGGCTTCAATTGCCTTCATGCTGGCGTTCCTTATCCCTGTTACATTTGTACAAGGCTTGACTCAACTAGACAAGCTTCAGAAAATGTTCCCTTTTCTGACAGGGGTACTTAAAAA GGGATATGTGAACCAGCTGGTGACTGGTTACCTACCAAGTGTgatattggttttatttttgtgtGCAGTTCCACCGGTGATGATGCTATTTTCAACAGTTGAGGGTTCTATTTCCCGCAGTGGAAGGAAGAAAAGTGCATGTTGGAAAGTTTTGTACTTCACAATCTGGAATGTGTTTTTTGTTAATGTTTTTACTGGTTCTGTTATCAGCCAACTTTCAGTCTTTGATAGCATAACAGACCTGCCTGCACAGCTTGCAAAGGCAGTGCCAGCTCAG GCTACCTTCTTCACAACTTATGTTTTGTCATCTGGTTGGGCAAGTTTGGGATTTGAAGTTATGCAAATTTGTCCTCTTTTATACAATCTATTCCAGAGATTCCTGCTCAGGGTTAAGGATGATGATACACTTAATGGTGGCATATCTTTTCCATACCATACAGAAATTCCAAGGATCTTACTGTTTGGATTTCTTGGGTTCACCTGTTCAATTCTGGCACCTCTAATGCTTCCCTTCTTGTTGATCTACTTTTTCCTTGCTTACCTTGTTTACCGAAACCAG ATTCTCAACGTGTACATTACAAAATACGACAGTGGGGGACAGTACTGGCCCATTGCACACAACACAACGGTCTTCTCTTTGCTAGTTGCTCAACTTATCGCGCTTGGGGTGTTTGGACTAAAACGCTCCACAGTTGCATCTGGATTTACCATTCCCTTGCTCATTGTTACCCTTCTTTTTCATCAGTATTGTAGACAACGATTTCTCCCAGTATTTAGAAGCCATTCAGCACAG aTTCTTATTGACATGGATAAGAAAGATGAACAATCTGGAAAGATGGAAGGTATTTACGAACAAATACGATCAGCCTACAACCAGCCCAGTTTAGCACCACATGCCTCGAGCCAATCCGAATGCTCCAGCCCACAAGAGGACAAGGGGCTTGTAGATAACATTTCTGAAGATATAGAAAAAG GCAAAGAAATTGGTAAACAAGATAGACCAGCAGGGTCTATCCATCACACTTTGAGTTCGAGCTCGGATAAATCGGTACTTGGTGGAAATCAACTGAGTGAACCAGCTTGTACGTTGATTATTAAGAATAATCCTGATGTGCCCGATCCAGTGCATgaacatttatttaattaa
- the LOC101492212 gene encoding CSC1-like protein RXW8 isoform X4 translates to MHKHIPLESLDVFTIENVKPGSRWLWAHCLALYIITLAACTLLYFEYRSITKLRLLHIVGSPPSPSHFTVLVRSIPWSADKSYCDTVNKFFSYYHESTYLSHQMIYKSGRVQKLKDEAEHMCKVLRETSLEKTCKASFVPCCCSGISTNSFKKDSNEMGGIHGSPCYTDIDTKKKFESLIQESPAAFVFFKSRYAALMAAQTLQTSNPMIWVTDMAPEPHDVHWSNIRIRYRQLWIRKMATLAASIAFMLAFLIPVTFVQGLTQLDKLQKMFPFLTGVLKKGYVNQLVTGYLPSVILVLFLCAVPPVMMLFSTVEGSISRSGRKKSACWKVLYFTIWNVFFVNVFTGSVISQLSVFDSITDLPAQLAKAVPAQATFFTTYVLSSGWASLGFEVMQICPLLYNLFQRFLLRVKDDDTLNGGISFPYHTEIPRILLFGFLGFTCSILAPLMLPFLLIYFFLAYLVYRNQPFSDSQRVHYKIRQWGTVLAHCTQHNGLLFASCSTYRAWGVWTKTLHSCIWIYHSLAHCYPSFSSVL, encoded by the exons ATGCATAAGCATATACCTCTGGAGTCACTGGATGTATTTACCATTGAGAATGTCAAACCAGGTTCAAGATG GCTTTGGGCTCATTGTCTTGCATTATACATCATAACACTTGCAGCTTGCACTCTTCTTTACTTT GAATACAGGAGCATTACTAAGTTGAGGCTTCTACATATTGTTGGATCTCCTCCAAGTCCAAGTCATTTTACTGTTCTTGTTCGATCAATTCCCTGGTCTGCAGACAAATCATATTGTGACACAGTGAACAAATTCTTCTCATATTACCATGAATCAACATATCTGTCCCACCAAATGATATATAAGTCTGGCAGAGTTCAGAAACTGAAG GACGAGGCTGAACATATGTGCAAGGTTCTTAGAGAAACTTCATTGGAAAAGACTTGTAAGGCAAGTTTTGTGCCATGTTGCTGTTCGGGAATATCCACAAATTCTTTTAAGAAGGATTCTAATGAGATGGGTGGTATTCATGGGAGCCCATGCTACACTGACATAGATACAAAGAAAAAG TTTGAATCTCTGATACAGGAATCCCCAGCTGCTTTTGTGTTCTTTAAAAGTCGGTATGCTGCTCTTATGGCTGCTCAGACTCTGCAAACATCAAATCCTATGATATGGGTGACAGACATGGCTCCTGAACCACATGATGTTCACTGGTCCAATATTCGCATACGATATAGGCAACTTTGGATCCGTAAGATGGCTACACTTGCGGCTTCAATTGCCTTCATGCTGGCGTTCCTTATCCCTGTTACATTTGTACAAGGCTTGACTCAACTAGACAAGCTTCAGAAAATGTTCCCTTTTCTGACAGGGGTACTTAAAAA GGGATATGTGAACCAGCTGGTGACTGGTTACCTACCAAGTGTgatattggttttatttttgtgtGCAGTTCCACCGGTGATGATGCTATTTTCAACAGTTGAGGGTTCTATTTCCCGCAGTGGAAGGAAGAAAAGTGCATGTTGGAAAGTTTTGTACTTCACAATCTGGAATGTGTTTTTTGTTAATGTTTTTACTGGTTCTGTTATCAGCCAACTTTCAGTCTTTGATAGCATAACAGACCTGCCTGCACAGCTTGCAAAGGCAGTGCCAGCTCAG GCTACCTTCTTCACAACTTATGTTTTGTCATCTGGTTGGGCAAGTTTGGGATTTGAAGTTATGCAAATTTGTCCTCTTTTATACAATCTATTCCAGAGATTCCTGCTCAGGGTTAAGGATGATGATACACTTAATGGTGGCATATCTTTTCCATACCATACAGAAATTCCAAGGATCTTACTGTTTGGATTTCTTGGGTTCACCTGTTCAATTCTGGCACCTCTAATGCTTCCCTTCTTGTTGATCTACTTTTTCCTTGCTTACCTTGTTTACCGAAACCAG CCTTTTTCAGATTCTCAACGTGTACATTACAAAATACGACAGTGGGGGACAGTACTGGCCCATTGCACACAACACAACGGTCTTCTCTTTGCTAGTTGCTCAACTTATCGCGCTTGGGGTGTTTGGACTAAAACGCTCCACAGTTGCATCTGGATTTACCATTCCCTTGCTCATTGTTACCCTTCTTTTTCATCAGTATTGTAG